One genomic window of Scylla paramamosain isolate STU-SP2022 chromosome 48, ASM3559412v1, whole genome shotgun sequence includes the following:
- the LOC135095310 gene encoding uncharacterized protein LOC135095310, translating to METEMEEEAALPSTPSQHAPSLPQHNVYAARHTNGRRNLVWKGLTEEETTIWVNNTYTELVGWSTCHLFDPPKCAATNKIVQEMVILLNNYLQESPLAPYGMKLFFTLPKLFFQKTHRNAKVAENVKAVARRVGLWQNNQLDELLEEARAIQKRLPRPSGNQQRQEDKARNFAGNMRQGQVSRALRALNEQQSGGVLPLTRETIHLLKEKHPPPSDEEGLRMQGPFRKPNDVIYEVITGEMIWKKSLQTHGSAGPSGLDARGWRRLLSGALCGSAANDLCGALAALARKLATTNCHHVEALTACRLIPLDKKPGCRPIGIGEVIRRIVGKCVMTVVKDDVRRAAGNLQVCAGQQAGGEAAIHAMREMFSEDNCEAVLLVDAKNAFNTINRKTMLHNIRVKCPSLAQYIENTYSDPSDLYICSNSGNSVKVLKSMEGTTQGDPVAMAMYALGLSVLQQVISYEKTSVKQVAYADDLSGAGKITDLKKWWGLVNDNGPIIGYTPNAAKSVLIVKPEHYDSAVDSFSGSGVIITKDGQRHLGAVIGTEEFKKEYIGEKVKEWIHEVEVLSDMARTEPHAAYSAYTHGLQHRWRFAMRTIPGISPLLAPLEVSIRNTFLPALLRSHTIGDGERALLELPPRLGGMGITSPEKLATVENLNSLKLTRSLTEKIIAQDAHGEIAQSAVTEQGRTISRDRQQHQRNCLEDLINILPATTVRKILTAQETGASNWLTSLPIRAKGFSLNKQEFVDAIALRYGWPMEGLPITCVCGSPNDVNHTMTCKKGGFVCIRHDEVRDLTASMLREVCHDVSTETTLLPLDSEHLRYRTANTTNEARVDVSARGFWTRGQKAFVDIRIFDLMAACHHELSLEAAHRKNEHVKIRAYGERIQHVDQGSFTPLVFTTSGGMGSKAQCFYSRLADLMAEKKHQPRSHVVAWMRCRLSFSLLRSALLCLRGTRHSTPIPADLGGLDCEATVVESGIRVDRVEVE from the coding sequence atggagacagagatggaagaggaggctgccctgccatcaacaccgtcacaacacgccccatcgctaccgcaacacaatgtgtacgccgcgagacatacaaacgggaggagaaacttagtctggaaaggactaacagaagaagaaacaaccatttgggtgaacaacacttacacagaattagttgggtggtcgacatgtcatctgttcgatccaccaaagtgtgcagccaccaacaaaattgtacaagagatggtcatcctcctcaacaattacttacaagagtcacccctcgcaccgtatgGGATGAAACtattcttcacactgccaaaactcttctttcaaaagacacatagaaatgcgaaggtggcggaaaacgtgaaagccgtcgcaagaagagtgggtctatggcagaacaaccaactggatgagctcctggaggaagcccgagccatccagaagaggctgccaagaccatcaggaaaccaacaaaggcaggaagacaaagcccgtaatttcgctggcaatatgcggcaaggacaggtgtccagggctctgcgggcacttaatgaacagcagtcaggtggagtgttgcccctcaccagggaaaccatccacctgctgaaggaaaaacatcctccccccagtgacgaggagggcctcaggatgcaggggcctttccgcaagcccaatgatgtcatctacgaggtgataactggagagatgatctggaagaagtctctccagacacatggcagtgctggtccctcaggactagacgctagagggtggcgtcgcctgttgagcggcgcactctgtggcagcgccgctaacgacctatgcggcgccctggcagcactggcgaggaagcttgccaccacaaattgtcaccacgtcgaggctctcaccgcatgccgattaattccgctggacaaaaagccgggatgcagaccaattggcatcggcgaggtgataagacgcatcgtgggtaaatgcgtcatgacggtggtcaaggacgacgtaaggagggcagcggggaacctgcaagtatgtgcaggacagcaggcaggaggggaagccgccatccacgctatgagggaaatgttcagtgaagacaattgtgaagcggtgttattagtggacgccaaaaacgctttcaacactattaacagaaaaacaatgcttcacaacattcgagtaaaatgtccctctctggcacaatatatagaaaacacatatagtgacccctcggatttgtacatatgtagtaatagtggtaatagtgttaaggtgttaaagtccatggaagggacaacacaaggtgacccagtggccatggcgatgtacgccctcggactttcagtgctgcaacaagttatctcatatgagaaaacgagtgtgaagcaagtggcgtacgcggatgacctgtcaggggccggaaaaataacagacttgaaaaaatggtggggcttagtgaacgacaatggtcccatcatagggtacacacccaatgccgctaagtccgtccttattgtaaagcctgaacactatgacagtgcagtggatagcttcagtggcagtggagttataataacaaaggatggacaacggcatctgggtgctgtcatcggaacagaggagttcaagaaggagtacataggagaaaaggtgaaggagtggatacatgaggtggaagtcctgtctgacatggccaggactgagcctcatgcagcctactccgcctacacccacggcttgcagcatcgttGGAGATttgccatgcgcaccatcccaggcatcagccctctccttgcaccactggaggtctcgataaggaacaccttcctcccagcgttactgagatcccacaccatcggagatggggaaagggcgctgctcgaacttccaccaagactgggcgggatgggaatcacctcccctgagaagttggcgactgtggagaacctcaactccctcaagctcaccaggtccctcacagagaagatcattgctcaggacgcacatggtgaaatagcccaaagtgcagtcactgagcaaggacgaactatatctagagataggcaacaacatcaacgaaactgtctcgaagacctgataaacatcctgcctgcaaccacagtgagaaaaatcctcactgcacaggaaacgggagcctctaactggctaacgtcactgcccatcagagcgaagggcttcagcctcaacaaacaagaatttgtcgacgccattgctctgaggtacggctggccaatggaaggactccccattACCTGTGtctgtggctcccccaatgacgtcaaccacaccatgacgtgcaaaaaggggggattcgtatgtatcaggcacgatgaggtgagagatttgaccgccagcatgctcagggaggtgtgccacgatgtctccactgaaacgaccctcctgccgctagacagcgagcacctgcgctacagaacagccaacaccaccaacgaggctcgagtcgacgtcagtgcacgagggttctggacaaggggacagaaagcattcgtggacatacggatctttgacctgatggccgcctgtcaccacgaactctccctggaggccgcccaccgcaagaatgagcatgtgaagatccgagcgtacggggagagaatccaacacgttgaccagggcagcttcacacctctggtcttcaccacatctggcgggatgggctccaaggctcagtgcttctactcaagactagccgacctaatggcagaaaagaagcaccagccaaggagccatgtcgtcgcatggatgaggtgccgtctctcattctccctcctcagatctgccctcctgtgtctcagggggacaaggcattccactcccatacctgcagacttaggaggcctcgactgcgaggctacagtggtggagagtggcataagagtagatagagtagaggtagagtga